One genomic window of Oncorhynchus clarkii lewisi isolate Uvic-CL-2024 chromosome 5, UVic_Ocla_1.0, whole genome shotgun sequence includes the following:
- the LOC139408291 gene encoding isochorismatase domain-containing protein 1, with translation MADGHSNNNHVPVLLSFSAFSRPSSVPVGSGYEVLIQKFLSIYGRQIDLHRKFMIQLYSDEWAQYIDLPKGFLISEKCKLRFVPLETDVTVLGNLIPATTVFFCCDMQERFRPAIKYFGDIISVGQRLLQGARILGIPVIVSEQYPKGLGSTVQEMDLTGARLVFPKTKFSMVLPEAEAALADLPGVRSVVLFGVETHVCIQQTALDLLARGFEVHMVADSTSSRSMMDRMFALERMARTGIIVTTSESVLLQLVGDKEHPKFKEIQNIIKASAPESGLLSKV, from the exons ATGGCGGACGGTCACAGCAACAACAATCATGTCCCTGTTTTGCTTTCATTTTCGGCGTTTTCGCGGCCGTCCTCTGTGCCTGTTGGTTCTGGATATGAAGTGCTCATTCAAAAGTTTTTGTCAATCTACGGACGCCAGATTGACCTCCATCGTAAATTCATGATTCAATTGTATTCGGACGAGTGGGCACAGTACATTGATTTGCCGAAAGGATTCCTCATATCTGAGAAATGCAAGCTACGATTTGTACCTTTGGAAACGGAT GTGACAGTACTGGGGAACCTGATCCCTGCCACCACGGTTTTCTTCTGCTGTGACATGCAGGAAAGATTCCGCCCAGCTATCAAGTACTTCGGTGACATCATCAGTGTGGGACAGAGACTG CTTCAGGGGGCTCGTATCCTGGGGATTCCCGTCATCGTGTCGGAGCAGTACCCCAAAGGCCTGGGTAGCACGGTGCAGGAGATGGACCTTACTGGAGCCAGGCTGGTGTTCCCTAAGACCAAGTTCTCCATGGTGCTGCCTGAGGCTGAGGCAGCCCTGGCCGACCTGCCGGGGGTCCGCAGCGTGGTGCTGTTCGGGGTGGAG ACCCATGTGTGCATCCAGCAGACAGCCCTAGACCTGCTAGCAAGGGGTTTCGAGGTGCACATGGTGGCAGACTCCACCTCATCccgtagcatgatggacagaatgTTTGCACTGGAG cGAATGGCTCGCACTGGGATCATTGTCACCACCAGTGAGTCTGTCCTCCTCCAGCTGGTAGGCGACAAGGAGCACCCGAAATTCAAGGAGATCCAGAATATCATCAAGGCCAGCGCCCCTGAGTCTGGCTTGCTTTCTAAGGTCTAG